A DNA window from Mesorhizobium sp. C432A contains the following coding sequences:
- a CDS encoding ROK family protein has product MTKLALAFDLGGTALRGALVESDGRIVAHASAPTLAGAGSEAVIGQIVALAGTLLREHPQANVAGIGVGAPGPLDPKAGIVIAPPTLAGWHDVPLIDILGQHFGLPVRLENDANAAALGEWRFGAGRGSGSLVFVTVSTGIGGGVVADGHIYHGRRGLAAEIGHMTITGEGDRCFCGAIGCFEAVASGTALGRRATRLTAPGDGSLLRRLSNDGDVSARHVVEAAKAGDANALDLIEAEAQWLGIGFTNLLHLYSPDLIVMGGGLSNGFDLLAPSIRAVIQQRAMPAYRDVPVVQAELGDRAGLIGAASLILREGEPGAPLAMAQDDKDRGATADATEARHG; this is encoded by the coding sequence ATGACCAAGCTTGCGCTGGCCTTCGATCTCGGCGGCACGGCGCTGCGCGGTGCGCTGGTCGAAAGCGATGGCCGCATCGTCGCTCATGCTTCAGCGCCGACGCTTGCCGGTGCGGGATCGGAGGCGGTGATCGGCCAGATCGTCGCTCTGGCAGGCACGCTGCTTAGGGAACACCCGCAGGCAAACGTCGCCGGCATCGGCGTCGGCGCGCCGGGACCGCTCGACCCCAAGGCGGGCATCGTGATCGCGCCGCCGACGCTGGCCGGCTGGCACGACGTGCCGCTGATCGACATTCTGGGGCAGCATTTCGGCCTGCCGGTGCGGCTGGAAAACGACGCCAATGCGGCGGCGCTCGGCGAATGGCGTTTTGGCGCCGGACGCGGCAGCGGATCGCTGGTGTTCGTGACCGTATCGACCGGCATTGGCGGCGGCGTTGTCGCCGATGGCCACATCTATCACGGCAGGCGCGGACTGGCGGCTGAGATCGGCCACATGACCATCACCGGCGAAGGCGACCGCTGCTTCTGCGGCGCCATCGGCTGCTTCGAGGCTGTCGCATCGGGAACCGCGCTTGGCCGCCGCGCGACGCGATTGACCGCGCCCGGCGACGGCTCGCTCTTACGACGGCTGTCAAATGATGGCGACGTCTCGGCCAGGCATGTCGTAGAGGCTGCCAAGGCCGGCGACGCCAACGCTCTCGACCTGATCGAGGCGGAAGCACAATGGCTGGGCATCGGCTTCACCAATCTCTTGCATCTCTATTCGCCCGATCTGATTGTCATGGGTGGCGGCCTTTCCAACGGGTTCGACCTTCTGGCACCGTCGATCAGAGCGGTCATCCAGCAGCGAGCGATGCCGGCCTATCGCGACGTGCCGGTCGTGCAGGCTGAACTCGGCGACCGCGCCGGTCTGATCGGCGCCGCGAGCCTGATCCTGCGGGAAGGCGAACCGGGTGCGCCGCTGGCGATGGCGCAGGACGACAAGGACAGAGGCGCGACCGCCGATGCCACGGAGGCACGCCATGGCTGA
- a CDS encoding LysR family transcriptional regulator — MTELLNLNRLVYFATVVETGSFTAAADRLDVAKAVVSHQVGKLEEELGATLLRRTTRRVTATEEGRLFYDRTAIILREAEAAYGDISQRAAQPTGTLRLTAPLDYGEKVVAPTIAAYIRKYPKMRVETIFDDAVSNLVDEQIDLGIRVGWLADSSNLARRLGSLQQFVVASPELAEMLPGNAGPRQAKSLPWVGNAQLRGVGQWLFSRGTETVLAELNPVVSCDKTPGVLSCVLAGIGLGIFPDYSVADDIARGRLVRVFADWTLPSGGIHAVFPPARFRPAKVRAFVDLLVAAERRRARSAG, encoded by the coding sequence GTGACCGAACTCCTCAATCTCAATCGGCTTGTCTACTTCGCCACGGTGGTGGAGACCGGCTCGTTCACGGCCGCTGCCGACCGTCTCGACGTTGCCAAGGCTGTGGTCAGCCATCAGGTCGGCAAGCTCGAAGAAGAGCTCGGTGCAACGCTGCTGCGGCGCACGACCCGGCGCGTGACGGCGACCGAAGAGGGTCGTCTGTTCTATGACCGGACCGCGATCATCCTGCGCGAGGCGGAGGCAGCCTATGGCGACATTTCGCAGCGAGCGGCGCAGCCGACGGGGACGCTGCGGCTGACGGCGCCGCTCGATTATGGCGAGAAGGTGGTGGCGCCGACCATCGCCGCCTACATCAGAAAATACCCGAAAATGCGGGTCGAGACGATCTTCGACGATGCGGTCAGCAACCTGGTCGACGAGCAGATCGATCTTGGCATCCGCGTCGGCTGGCTGGCCGATTCCAGCAATCTGGCACGGCGGCTGGGCAGCCTGCAGCAATTCGTTGTCGCCAGCCCGGAACTGGCCGAGATGCTGCCTGGGAATGCCGGGCCCAGGCAGGCGAAGTCGCTGCCCTGGGTCGGCAACGCCCAGTTGCGCGGGGTGGGCCAATGGCTGTTCTCGAGGGGCACGGAAACGGTGCTGGCCGAACTCAATCCTGTCGTCAGTTGCGACAAGACACCGGGCGTTCTGTCCTGCGTGCTGGCCGGCATCGGCCTCGGCATCTTTCCGGATTACAGTGTCGCCGACGACATTGCGCGCGGCCGGCTGGTGCGGGTGTTCGCGGACTGGACCTTGCCGTCCGGTGGCATCCATGCCGTCTTCCCGCCGGCGCGCTTCAGGCCGGCCAAGGTGCGCGCTTTCGTCGACCTCCTGGTTGCAGCCGAACGGCGGCGCGCGCGCAGTGCGGGCTGA
- a CDS encoding SDR family oxidoreductase yields MADTDISKSKIAIVGGSSGMGLALARRCLDSGAEVIIVGRSEARLKRAGEALRNHAGLSAIAADIAREDQVADLFKRIGRLDHIVSTAADIEGAYELLPAIDLKAAQRVVESKFYGPLLLAKHGAPQLSANGSITFTSGIAAYRPAARGSVVAAVNAALEGLVRALAVELAPVRVNAVSPGWVDTPIWSFVAGDKKDETLDAMARRLPVGRVGQPDDIADAVAFLMGNGFTTGTVLHVEGGHRLI; encoded by the coding sequence ATGGCAGACACAGACATCTCAAAATCGAAAATCGCTATCGTCGGCGGCAGCTCCGGAATGGGGCTCGCGTTGGCAAGGCGGTGCCTGGACTCAGGCGCCGAAGTCATCATCGTCGGCCGCAGTGAAGCCAGGCTCAAGCGTGCCGGCGAGGCGCTGCGGAACCATGCCGGTCTGAGCGCCATCGCGGCCGATATCGCCAGGGAGGATCAGGTCGCTGACCTGTTCAAGCGAATTGGCCGGCTCGACCATATCGTCAGCACCGCCGCCGATATCGAAGGCGCCTATGAGTTATTGCCTGCGATCGACCTGAAGGCGGCGCAGAGAGTCGTCGAAAGCAAATTCTACGGGCCGCTGCTGCTCGCCAAGCATGGCGCGCCGCAGCTTTCGGCCAACGGCTCCATCACCTTCACCTCAGGCATTGCCGCCTACCGGCCGGCGGCGCGCGGCTCGGTCGTTGCCGCCGTCAACGCTGCGCTGGAAGGGTTGGTGCGGGCGCTGGCGGTCGAGCTGGCGCCGGTCCGTGTCAACGCCGTCTCGCCGGGCTGGGTCGACACGCCGATCTGGAGTTTTGTGGCCGGCGACAAGAAGGACGAGACGCTCGATGCAATGGCCAGGCGCCTGCCGGTCGGCCGCGTCGGACAGCCGGACGACATTGCCGATGCCGTCGCCTTTCTGATGGGCAACGGTTTTACGACAGGGACGGTTCTGCATGTCGAGGGCGGTCACCGGCTGATCTGA
- a CDS encoding ABC transporter ATP-binding protein, with translation MSTPGHDEKEDTSRRPTRAVVGSHRDEEEVFGKVYDPRIVRRIWSFVRPYQGRIFISVAAVLVFTLTQLAIPLVIRYAIDHGMAAGKADSSVMNWAIGAFALIILINYAASYVQESVVGKVAENVLSDLRRAMFSHLQRVSLGFMDKTEVGRLMSRLQGDVNSMQEFLETSVMSVGDIVLLFGIVSVLLWLDFRLGLLTLSTMPALFIVRLFWLPRAKIAFMAAHETNSIANGALAEGIHGVRTVQSLERQHVNFDLYDEKVLANLRAHLTSAKYAQVMVPIVDTLTGIAMATVIVVGGSMVLSHSLDIGVMVAFLFYIQRFFDPIRSLTMQYSVMQRAMASGQRISEVLDVPVDVSDRQGAVTLTRDMDGSVEFRNVTFGYRQNQPVLKNISFRVNPGETVALVGPTGSGKSSCMALVHRFYDVWSGEVRVGGHDVRDVTQDSLGDQVAMVLQEPFLFSGTVLENIRYHKTSATSEEVVRAAQAVGAHDFIEHLPDGYDTELEQRGGNLSLGQRQLISFARALVADAKILVLDEATASIDSYTEMLIQKALVTLLEGRTGLVIAHRLATIRGADRIIVLQNGEIVESGNHEQLMAAKGLYARLYNMNYASFDDIAEEDIGAPAGKAT, from the coding sequence ATGTCGACACCGGGTCACGACGAAAAAGAAGACACCAGCCGGCGGCCCACCAGGGCCGTCGTCGGTTCGCACCGCGACGAGGAAGAGGTCTTCGGCAAGGTCTACGATCCGCGCATCGTGCGCCGCATCTGGAGCTTCGTGAGACCGTATCAGGGCCGGATCTTCATCTCGGTGGCCGCCGTTTTGGTGTTCACTCTGACGCAATTGGCGATCCCGCTGGTCATCCGTTACGCCATCGACCACGGCATGGCGGCGGGCAAGGCCGACAGCTCCGTCATGAACTGGGCGATCGGTGCCTTCGCCCTGATCATCCTGATCAACTATGCCGCCAGCTATGTCCAGGAAAGCGTCGTCGGCAAGGTGGCCGAGAATGTGCTGTCGGATTTGCGCCGCGCCATGTTCAGCCATCTGCAGCGCGTCTCGCTGGGCTTCATGGACAAGACCGAGGTGGGCCGGCTGATGTCGCGCCTGCAGGGCGACGTCAATTCCATGCAGGAATTCCTCGAGACCTCGGTGATGTCGGTGGGCGACATCGTGCTGCTGTTCGGCATCGTCAGCGTTCTGTTGTGGCTCGATTTCCGGCTCGGTCTGCTGACGCTGTCGACCATGCCGGCGTTGTTCATCGTGCGCCTGTTCTGGCTGCCGCGCGCCAAGATCGCCTTCATGGCCGCGCATGAGACCAACTCGATCGCCAATGGCGCGCTGGCCGAAGGCATCCATGGCGTTCGCACGGTGCAGAGCCTGGAGCGCCAGCACGTCAATTTCGACCTTTATGACGAGAAGGTGCTGGCCAATCTCAGGGCTCACCTGACCTCGGCCAAATATGCGCAGGTGATGGTGCCGATCGTCGACACGCTGACCGGCATTGCGATGGCAACCGTGATCGTCGTCGGCGGCTCGATGGTGCTGTCGCACAGCCTCGACATCGGCGTCATGGTGGCGTTCCTGTTCTATATCCAGCGCTTCTTCGACCCGATCCGCTCGCTCACCATGCAGTACTCGGTCATGCAGCGCGCCATGGCGTCGGGCCAACGCATCTCCGAAGTGCTCGACGTACCGGTCGACGTCAGCGACAGACAGGGCGCGGTGACGCTGACGCGCGACATGGACGGTTCGGTCGAGTTCAGGAACGTCACCTTCGGCTACCGGCAGAACCAGCCGGTGCTGAAAAACATCTCCTTCCGCGTCAATCCGGGCGAGACGGTTGCGCTTGTCGGCCCCACCGGTTCGGGCAAGTCGAGCTGCATGGCGCTGGTGCACCGCTTCTACGACGTCTGGTCGGGCGAGGTGCGGGTCGGCGGCCACGATGTGCGCGACGTGACGCAGGATTCGCTCGGCGATCAGGTGGCGATGGTGCTGCAGGAGCCGTTCCTGTTTTCCGGCACGGTGCTGGAGAACATCCGCTACCACAAGACATCGGCTACCAGCGAAGAGGTTGTGCGCGCCGCGCAAGCCGTCGGCGCGCACGACTTCATCGAGCATTTGCCTGACGGCTACGACACCGAGCTCGAACAGCGCGGCGGCAATCTCTCGCTCGGCCAGCGTCAGCTGATCAGTTTTGCACGCGCACTGGTCGCCGATGCGAAAATCCTGGTGCTCGACGAGGCCACGGCGAGCATCGATTCCTACACCGAGATGCTGATCCAGAAAGCGCTGGTCACGCTGCTGGAAGGCCGCACCGGGCTGGTCATCGCGCACCGGCTGGCGACCATACGCGGCGCCGATCGCATCATCGTTCTACAGAACGGCGAGATCGTCGAAAGCGGCAACCACGAGCAGCTGATGGCGGCCAAGGGCCTCTATGCCAGGCTCTACAACATGAACTACGCATCGTTCGACGATATTGCCGAGGAAGACATAGGCGCGCCGGCCGGCAAGGCGACGTGA
- a CDS encoding ABC transporter ATP-binding protein yields MARDATSGAAKRGKSFAHVAEASWGKGLSTLLRIVRMTLRHPWQVAITIASTFIAATLQLFIPRLLGHAIDQAQGVMAGGGGAAAEQALWTTAITLLVVSILRGLFTMAQNYYGEAVGHRTGYELRLASYEKIQRLSFSFHDRVHTGDLITLGLLDLDGVRMFFSTGILRVVVLGVLIGVGSYLLISTDLELGLLSLSFVPFVAWRSSVTQLRLRSTWLTLQERLSVLSRVMDENLGGIRAVRAFAAQRHELEKFDRAKKSALELADQRVDIRVSNTSAMNFSFLAAMGLVLWFGGQKVIAGQISVGTLAQFLTFMTILQMPVRQLGLMVNSFARASTCGTRLFELLDAELDIEDAPDAKDLVVSEGVLRFDNVGFRYAGAGGRPALSGISFEARSGETVGIVGPPGSGKSTIAHLIPRFYDVRSGAITIDGQDIREVTLQSLRKAVGVVQQDAFLFTTSIENNIAYGNPWARETRIGQAAEYAQLHNYIIGLPAGYTTVVGERGSSLSGGQRQRLTIARTLMLRPSVLVFDDSTAAVDAGTEQRIRTAMKRFAKDRVTLIISHRLSSLMHADQILFIENGRIAERGTHQELLALGGRYRALYDLQLRPDDDLPVAVGAA; encoded by the coding sequence TTGGCAAGGGACGCAACCAGCGGCGCGGCGAAGCGCGGCAAATCGTTTGCCCATGTGGCGGAGGCGTCCTGGGGCAAGGGCCTCAGCACGCTGCTGCGCATCGTGCGCATGACGCTGCGCCATCCCTGGCAGGTTGCGATCACCATCGCCTCGACTTTCATCGCCGCGACGCTGCAGCTGTTCATCCCGCGCCTGCTGGGCCACGCCATCGACCAGGCGCAAGGCGTGATGGCTGGAGGCGGCGGCGCGGCGGCTGAGCAGGCGCTGTGGACGACGGCGATCACCTTGCTCGTCGTCAGCATCCTGCGCGGCCTCTTCACGATGGCGCAGAATTATTACGGCGAGGCCGTCGGCCACCGCACCGGCTATGAGCTGCGCCTAGCTTCCTACGAAAAGATCCAGCGGCTGAGCTTTTCCTTCCATGACCGGGTGCATACCGGCGACCTGATCACGCTTGGCCTGCTCGACCTCGACGGCGTGCGCATGTTCTTTTCCACCGGCATATTGCGCGTGGTGGTGCTCGGCGTGCTGATCGGCGTCGGCTCCTATCTCCTGATCAGCACCGATCTCGAGCTCGGGCTGCTCAGTCTGAGTTTCGTGCCGTTCGTCGCCTGGCGCTCCTCGGTCACACAGCTCAGGCTGCGCAGCACCTGGCTGACGCTGCAGGAGCGGCTGTCGGTGCTGAGCCGGGTGATGGACGAGAACCTCGGCGGAATCCGCGCCGTGCGCGCCTTTGCGGCGCAGCGGCATGAGCTGGAAAAATTCGACCGCGCCAAGAAGTCGGCGCTGGAGCTTGCCGACCAGCGCGTCGACATCCGCGTCTCCAACACCAGCGCCATGAATTTTTCCTTCCTGGCGGCCATGGGCCTGGTGCTGTGGTTCGGTGGCCAGAAGGTGATCGCGGGCCAGATCAGCGTCGGCACGCTGGCGCAGTTCCTCACCTTCATGACCATCCTGCAGATGCCGGTGCGCCAGCTCGGGCTGATGGTCAACTCGTTCGCCCGCGCCTCGACCTGCGGCACAAGGCTGTTCGAGCTGCTCGACGCCGAACTTGACATCGAGGATGCGCCCGATGCCAAGGATCTCGTGGTCAGCGAAGGCGTGCTGCGCTTCGACAATGTCGGCTTCCGCTACGCGGGCGCCGGCGGCCGGCCGGCGCTGTCGGGCATTTCCTTCGAGGCCAGGTCCGGCGAGACCGTCGGCATTGTCGGCCCGCCGGGCAGCGGCAAGTCGACCATCGCGCATCTGATCCCGCGCTTCTACGATGTGAGGTCAGGCGCGATCACCATCGACGGGCAGGATATACGCGAGGTCACGCTGCAATCGCTGCGCAAGGCGGTCGGCGTCGTGCAGCAGGACGCTTTCCTGTTCACCACCTCGATCGAAAACAACATCGCCTATGGCAATCCGTGGGCGCGCGAGACCCGCATCGGGCAGGCGGCTGAATACGCCCAGCTGCACAATTACATCATCGGGCTTCCGGCCGGCTACACCACGGTCGTGGGCGAGCGCGGGTCATCGCTTTCCGGGGGCCAGCGGCAGCGCCTGACCATCGCCCGCACCCTGATGCTGCGGCCTTCGGTGCTGGTCTTCGACGATTCCACCGCGGCTGTCGACGCCGGCACCGAGCAGCGAATCCGCACCGCGATGAAGCGCTTCGCCAAGGACCGCGTGACGCTGATCATCTCGCACCGGCTGAGTTCGCTGATGCATGCCGACCAGATCCTGTTCATCGAGAATGGCCGCATCGCCGAGCGCGGCACGCACCAGGAATTGCTGGCGCTGGGTGGTCGCTACCGCGCGCTTTACGACCTGCAGCTGCGGCCGGACGACGATTTGCCGGTGGCGGTGGGAGCCGCATAA
- a CDS encoding NAD(P)-dependent oxidoreductase: MKIALIGASGQVGSRLLKELSDRGHSITAIARHPDKIAALPGVTAKKGDLFDKDGLAALIKGHDAVISSVHFLDSDPDTLIAAVRASGVKRYLVVGGAGSLEVAPGKRLVDTPTFPDIYKAEAQKGADFLDTLRTVDDLDWTLLSPSALFVAGERTGKYRIGKDTLLTSDKGSSISFEDYAIVMADEIEKPAHIKQRFTVGY, from the coding sequence ATGAAAATCGCACTTATCGGCGCGTCCGGCCAGGTCGGCTCCCGCCTGCTTAAGGAACTCTCCGATCGCGGGCACAGCATCACCGCCATTGCCCGGCATCCAGACAAGATCGCGGCACTTCCGGGCGTGACTGCCAAGAAGGGCGACCTCTTCGACAAGGATGGCCTTGCCGCCCTGATCAAGGGTCATGACGCGGTGATCTCCTCGGTTCATTTCCTCGACAGCGATCCCGATACGCTTATCGCAGCCGTGCGTGCTTCCGGCGTCAAACGCTACCTCGTCGTCGGCGGCGCCGGCAGCCTTGAGGTTGCGCCCGGCAAGCGCCTGGTCGACACGCCGACCTTCCCTGATATCTACAAGGCCGAGGCGCAGAAGGGCGCCGACTTCCTCGACACGCTGCGGACGGTCGACGATCTCGACTGGACCTTGCTGTCGCCTTCGGCGCTGTTCGTCGCCGGCGAGCGGACCGGCAAATACCGCATCGGCAAGGACACGCTGCTGACGTCCGACAAGGGCAGCAGCATTTCCTTCGAGGACTACGCCATCGTCATGGCCGACGAGATCGAAAAGCCGGCGCATATCAAGCAGCGCTTTACGGTCGGCTATTGA
- a CDS encoding LysR family transcriptional regulator, translated as MHPRLLKTFLAVARHRNITRAAREVHLAQSSVSDQIQSLESELGVVLFIRSRHGLDLTTAGDALKPYAEEILQLAEEARIAVEATTGMTAGTVTVGALETIATVKLPQWLAAFRGDHPEIGLRLKIAGSDALLRQLEEGEIDVAFCFDKGGLDERLARRTISAEPLVLVASPEHAPASGQSDLAALAAMRFVVTETGCVYRHLFDTAFAEMAAPELAAEVGSIGAIAGLVATGVGMGLVQRLAVADALDRGEIVELPWPGSARTASLVLIWRRRRVQPPAPKLLLAAAARNFAALRSAGDRPRHAEPSLS; from the coding sequence ATGCACCCACGATTGCTCAAGACCTTCCTCGCCGTGGCGCGGCACCGTAATATCACCCGTGCAGCGCGGGAGGTTCATCTGGCGCAGTCGAGCGTCAGCGACCAGATCCAGTCGCTGGAAAGCGAACTTGGCGTCGTCCTCTTCATCCGCTCGCGCCACGGCCTCGACCTGACGACGGCCGGCGACGCGCTGAAACCCTATGCGGAAGAGATTCTGCAACTGGCGGAGGAGGCGCGTATTGCCGTCGAGGCAACGACGGGAATGACCGCCGGAACAGTTACGGTCGGCGCGCTGGAGACGATTGCCACTGTCAAACTTCCGCAATGGCTGGCGGCCTTTCGAGGCGACCACCCGGAGATCGGTCTGCGGCTCAAAATCGCCGGCAGCGATGCCCTGCTGCGGCAGCTCGAAGAAGGCGAGATCGACGTCGCCTTCTGTTTCGACAAAGGCGGTCTGGACGAACGTCTGGCCCGGCGCACGATATCGGCCGAGCCGCTGGTCCTTGTCGCCTCACCCGAACATGCGCCCGCATCGGGGCAGAGCGACCTGGCCGCGCTCGCCGCGATGCGTTTCGTAGTGACGGAAACCGGATGCGTCTACCGGCATCTGTTCGACACTGCCTTTGCCGAGATGGCAGCGCCAGAACTTGCCGCCGAAGTCGGCAGCATCGGCGCCATTGCGGGCCTGGTGGCGACTGGTGTCGGCATGGGCCTGGTGCAGCGGCTGGCCGTTGCCGACGCGCTCGATCGCGGCGAGATCGTCGAATTGCCGTGGCCGGGGTCGGCCCGCACGGCGTCGCTGGTCCTGATCTGGCGCCGCCGGCGGGTTCAGCCGCCGGCGCCGAAACTGCTGCTGGCGGCCGCGGCCAGGAATTTCGCTGCGCTCAGATCAGCCGGTGACCGCCCTCGACATGCAGAACCGTCCCTGTCGTAA
- a CDS encoding DUF3309 family protein has translation MGLGTILIIILIIALLGGFSGLGGGPFYGTGYYGGGGLGLVLIIVIILVVLGRI, from the coding sequence ATGGGCCTGGGTACCATTCTTATTATCATCCTGATCATCGCGTTGCTCGGCGGCTTCAGCGGCCTCGGCGGCGGCCCGTTCTACGGCACTGGTTACTATGGCGGCGGTGGCCTCGGGCTGGTGCTGATCATCGTGATCATTCTGGTTGTTCTCGGGCGAATATAG
- a CDS encoding DsbA family protein, with protein MTNATLTYLFDPLCGWCYGATPMLDRLAAGGTALQLLPVGLFSGAGARPLDAGFAAHAWDNDQRIARLSGQRFSQAYLDNVLNVSGTLLDSSAAAMGINAAGLDDWRQELAALKAIQHARYVDGRDIVTVDGVAAVLTDAGMSDAAKLLKAPTQPFLAKHHDLVSRGRMLFQRLHANGVPALAVIGQTAPRLIGANALFGSYDNLVAHIEAA; from the coding sequence ATGACCAATGCAACCCTAACCTATCTTTTCGACCCGCTCTGCGGCTGGTGCTATGGCGCCACGCCGATGCTGGATCGACTGGCCGCCGGCGGGACCGCGCTCCAACTGCTGCCGGTGGGGCTTTTCTCCGGTGCCGGCGCGCGGCCGCTGGATGCAGGTTTTGCCGCCCACGCCTGGGACAATGACCAGCGCATCGCGCGGCTGAGCGGACAGCGCTTCAGCCAGGCCTATCTCGACAATGTGCTCAATGTCAGCGGCACCTTGCTCGATTCTTCCGCTGCCGCCATGGGCATCAACGCCGCCGGGCTGGACGACTGGCGCCAGGAACTTGCGGCACTGAAGGCGATCCAGCATGCGCGCTATGTCGACGGCCGCGATATTGTGACGGTTGACGGCGTCGCCGCGGTACTGACCGACGCCGGCATGAGCGACGCGGCAAAGCTCTTGAAAGCGCCGACGCAGCCGTTTCTGGCGAAGCATCACGACCTGGTCAGCCGCGGGCGGATGTTGTTCCAGCGGCTGCATGCCAATGGCGTTCCCGCGCTGGCGGTGATCGGCCAAACGGCGCCGCGCCTGATCGGCGCCAACGCGCTGTTCGGCAGCTACGACAATCTCGTCGCTCACATCGAGGCGGCGTAG
- a CDS encoding dihydrodipicolinate synthase family protein, with the protein MTRPQGTIAPILTPFENDGRIARDLWISHAKWVLGQGAHFLSPFGTTGEALSLSLNERMQALEWLIEAGISPARMMPGTGVTALPETVELSKHAVGLGCAGVMVLPSFFYTAAGDEGQARYYSELIERVANPALKMILYHIPQNSGVPVSPALTARLSAAFPETVVAYKDSAGDWNNTAAVIAAAPDVAVFPSSEAQLTKGLASGAAGCISATVNLNAAAIRALYDATIAGQDVTEADAAIRAFRKVIQDAGLIPAMKAVLAVRSGDKRWLNLRAPHQNATLESGKALLTALGPAADHIGRGHA; encoded by the coding sequence ATGACCCGCCCGCAAGGAACCATCGCCCCGATCCTGACACCGTTCGAAAATGACGGTCGGATTGCTCGTGACTTGTGGATCTCACACGCCAAATGGGTGCTGGGCCAGGGCGCGCATTTCCTGTCGCCGTTCGGCACCACGGGCGAGGCACTGTCGCTCTCACTCAATGAGCGCATGCAGGCGCTGGAATGGCTGATCGAGGCCGGCATTTCGCCGGCGCGCATGATGCCCGGCACCGGCGTCACCGCACTCCCCGAAACCGTCGAACTGTCGAAGCACGCGGTCGGCCTCGGCTGCGCCGGCGTGATGGTGCTGCCATCATTCTTCTACACGGCCGCCGGGGATGAAGGCCAAGCACGCTACTACAGCGAGCTGATCGAACGGGTGGCCAACCCGGCGCTGAAGATGATTCTCTACCACATCCCGCAGAACTCCGGCGTGCCGGTAAGCCCTGCCCTGACCGCCCGGTTGAGCGCGGCGTTTCCAGAGACGGTCGTCGCCTACAAGGATAGCGCCGGCGACTGGAACAACACGGCGGCGGTGATTGCCGCCGCACCCGACGTCGCGGTGTTCCCCAGCTCGGAGGCGCAACTGACCAAGGGGCTCGCCAGTGGTGCTGCGGGCTGTATCTCCGCGACCGTCAATCTCAACGCTGCGGCCATCCGCGCCCTCTACGACGCGACGATCGCTGGCCAAGACGTCACGGAAGCGGACGCCGCGATCAGGGCGTTCCGCAAGGTGATCCAGGATGCCGGCCTGATCCCGGCGATGAAGGCAGTGCTGGCGGTGCGCTCCGGCGACAAACGCTGGCTGAACCTGCGCGCCCCGCACCAGAATGCAACGCTGGAAAGCGGCAAGGCGCTGCTCACGGCGCTCGGTCCCGCAGCCGATCATATTGGCCGAGGTCACGCATGA